In one window of Carassius carassius chromosome 38, fCarCar2.1, whole genome shotgun sequence DNA:
- the LOC132119342 gene encoding membrane protein FAM174A-like — protein sequence MKHLRLLPLVLTLWAVSFAEEASIKPSTTKPPAVKNTSSISNSNVTEESHRNNTTANSRMHFRLDGAMINRALYVLIGITAIGVLYFLVRAVRLKKTGVQRTKYGLLSNYDDTVEMGHLESDEDDTTVYEAKSLRR from the exons ATGAAACATTTAAGACTTTTGCCTCTGGTTTTGACTTTGTGGGCTGTTTCTTTCGCCGAAGAGGCGAGCATTAAGCCCAGCACCACTAAACCACCCGCAGTCAAGAACACGTCCAGCATCAGCAACAGTAACGTTACAGAAGAGTCTCACAGAAATAACACCACCGCCAACTCAAGAATGCACTTCAGACTGGACGGCGCGATGATAAACAGGGCTCTGTATGTTCTGATCGGGATCACTGCCATCGGAGTGCTGTATTTCTTGGTGAGAGCAGTCCG TCTGAAGAAAACCGGTGTTCAGAGAACGAAATACGGGCTCCTGTCAAACTATGACGACACGGTGGAAATGGGCCACCTGGAAAGCGACGAGGACGATACTACTGTTTATGAAGCCAAATCTTTGAGAAG ATGA